From one Catellatospora sp. IY07-71 genomic stretch:
- a CDS encoding PLP-dependent aminotransferase family protein, with translation MHASVSDPVAASMNFLNEVAGRYPDAISLAAGRPYEGFYDTADITRYLDLYTGHLRAQGQTEEQVRRSLMQYGRTNGQIHGLIARMLATDEGIEVPAEAISVTAGCQEAMIMALRGLCATPDDVLLAAEPCYVGITGAARVLNIDVVPVPEDGDGLDPRRVAEAARAVRAQGRRARALYLVPDFSNPSGRCLDLPARHALLDVAEAEDLLILEDDPYGLFGLDDRPRPRLKSLDERRRVIYLGSFAKSVFPGARIGFLVADQTVVDATGRRTLLAEELSTIKSMVTVNTSPIAQAVVGGVLVESGCSLKAANVEKIAFYRRNLRRLLDALDRHLPAPWRDEAGIRWNVPAGGFFAVLDVPVAADEKLLEVSASRHGVLWTPMSFFYTDGGTHSLRLSCSGLDPDTLEEGVRRLAALLRDQIA, from the coding sequence ATGCACGCCTCGGTGAGCGACCCCGTCGCCGCCTCGATGAACTTCCTGAACGAGGTGGCCGGCCGCTACCCCGACGCGATCTCGCTGGCCGCCGGGCGGCCGTACGAAGGCTTCTACGACACCGCCGACATCACCCGCTACCTGGACCTCTACACCGGACACCTGCGGGCGCAGGGACAGACCGAGGAGCAGGTGCGCCGGTCGCTGATGCAGTACGGCCGCACCAACGGTCAGATCCACGGCCTGATCGCCCGGATGCTCGCCACCGACGAGGGCATCGAGGTGCCCGCCGAGGCGATCTCGGTCACCGCGGGCTGCCAGGAGGCCATGATCATGGCCCTGCGCGGCCTGTGCGCCACCCCGGACGATGTGCTGCTCGCCGCCGAGCCCTGCTACGTCGGCATCACCGGTGCCGCCCGGGTGCTGAACATCGACGTGGTCCCGGTGCCGGAGGACGGGGACGGCCTGGACCCGCGGCGGGTCGCCGAGGCCGCCCGCGCGGTCCGCGCGCAGGGCCGCCGCGCCCGTGCGCTCTACCTGGTGCCGGACTTCTCGAACCCGTCGGGGCGCTGCCTGGATCTGCCCGCCCGGCACGCGCTGCTGGACGTGGCCGAGGCCGAGGACCTGCTGATCCTGGAGGACGACCCGTACGGCCTGTTCGGGCTCGACGACCGCCCCCGGCCCCGGCTGAAGTCGCTGGACGAGCGCCGACGGGTGATCTACCTCGGCTCGTTCGCCAAGTCGGTGTTCCCGGGCGCGCGCATCGGGTTCCTGGTCGCCGACCAGACCGTGGTCGACGCCACCGGACGGCGCACGCTGCTGGCCGAGGAGCTGTCCACGATCAAGAGCATGGTCACGGTGAACACCTCCCCCATCGCGCAGGCGGTGGTGGGCGGGGTGCTGGTCGAGTCGGGTTGCAGCCTGAAGGCCGCCAACGTCGAGAAGATCGCCTTCTACCGGCGCAACCTGCGCCGCCTGCTGGACGCGCTCGACCGGCACCTGCCCGCGCCCTGGCGCGACGAGGCGGGCATCCGCTGGAACGTGCCCGCGGGCGGCTTCTTCGCCGTGCTGGACGTGCCGGTGGCCGCCGACGAGAAGCTGCTGGAGGTCTCCGCCTCCCGGCACGGGGTGCTGTGGACGCCGATGAGCTTCTTCTACACCGACGGCGGCACCCACTCGCTGCGGCTGTCCTGCAGCGGCCTCGACCCGGACACCCTGGAGGAGGGCGTACGCCGCCTCGCCGCCCTCCTCCGCGACCAGATCGCCTGA
- a CDS encoding alpha/beta hydrolase: protein MPLHPQVQAMRTRREASRTPQLYTLSVDEARAADLASIQASGGDLEHVAEVTDREIPGPGGPLPIRIYRPVTGAELPVLVYFFGGGWTLGTIDTSDAVCRSLANATGCLVVSAGYRLAPEHRFPAAVHDCHAAVRWVAEHAAELGADPARIAVGGDSAGGNLAAAVTLLARADGDLPLAGQLLVYPNTDYHSHTASMRDGTDPYLFNATSVAWYWANYLTRPEDGLDPLASPLRAETLTGLPPALVITAEYDPLRDQAEEYARRLGREGVPVTLTRYDGMVHGFFCMGGELEAGRRALAQAAQQLRTWFAG, encoded by the coding sequence ATGCCGCTTCACCCGCAGGTCCAGGCGATGCGCACGCGCCGCGAGGCCAGCCGCACCCCGCAGCTCTACACGCTGTCGGTGGACGAGGCCCGCGCCGCCGACCTGGCCTCGATCCAGGCCTCCGGCGGCGACCTGGAGCACGTCGCCGAGGTGACCGACCGCGAGATCCCCGGGCCGGGCGGCCCGCTGCCGATCCGGATCTACCGGCCGGTCACCGGTGCGGAGCTGCCCGTGCTGGTGTACTTCTTCGGCGGCGGCTGGACCCTGGGCACCATCGACACCTCCGACGCGGTCTGCCGCAGCCTCGCCAACGCGACCGGCTGCCTGGTCGTATCGGCGGGCTACCGGCTGGCCCCGGAGCACCGCTTCCCGGCCGCCGTGCACGACTGCCACGCCGCCGTGCGCTGGGTCGCCGAGCACGCCGCCGAGCTGGGCGCCGACCCGGCCCGCATCGCCGTCGGCGGGGACAGCGCCGGGGGCAACCTGGCCGCCGCGGTGACCCTGCTCGCCCGCGCCGACGGCGACCTGCCGCTGGCCGGGCAGCTGCTGGTGTACCCGAACACGGACTACCACTCGCACACCGCGTCCATGCGCGACGGCACCGACCCGTACCTGTTCAACGCCACCTCGGTCGCCTGGTACTGGGCGAACTACCTGACCCGGCCGGAGGACGGGCTGGACCCGCTGGCCTCCCCGCTGCGCGCCGAGACGCTCACCGGCCTGCCCCCGGCCCTGGTCATCACCGCCGAGTACGACCCGCTACGCGACCAGGCCGAGGAGTACGCGCGCCGCCTCGGGCGCGAAGGCGTGCCGGTGACGCTCACCCGCTACGACGGGATGGTGCACGGCTTCTTCTGCATGGGCGGCGAGCTGGAAGCCGGCCGCCGCGCCCTGGCCCAGGCCGCCCAGCAGCTGCGCACCTGGTTCGCCGGCTGA
- a CDS encoding SRPBCC domain-containing protein, with translation MGKNFEIVREGELTTTPEEYWDAVTTGNGGWLWPMEFEPRVGGAAAFGGTITAWEPPHHLCSRIDGEDGWFNQVEHTVEGRDGGRTRFRYVHSGVFTDDWANQYDGAAQHTDFYLHTLGQYLAHFSRRPVVYLSTDAPAASNSPGGFTTLRAALGLTAQTGQDDTVQVALPLGETEAVVDYLHPNFVGLRTGSAMYRFFGRNAFGAPVGVAVHHFAADADAAAEQKALEEWLAGVYA, from the coding sequence ATGGGTAAGAACTTCGAGATCGTGCGCGAGGGCGAGCTGACGACCACCCCGGAGGAGTACTGGGACGCCGTCACCACCGGCAACGGCGGCTGGCTGTGGCCGATGGAGTTCGAGCCGCGGGTCGGCGGGGCGGCCGCGTTCGGCGGCACCATCACCGCGTGGGAGCCGCCGCACCACCTGTGCTCCCGGATCGACGGCGAGGACGGCTGGTTCAACCAGGTCGAGCACACCGTCGAGGGCCGCGACGGCGGCCGGACCCGGTTCCGGTACGTGCACAGCGGCGTCTTCACCGACGACTGGGCGAACCAGTACGACGGCGCCGCCCAGCACACCGACTTCTACCTGCACACCCTCGGGCAGTACCTGGCCCACTTCAGCCGCCGCCCGGTGGTCTACCTGTCCACCGACGCGCCCGCCGCGTCGAACTCGCCCGGCGGCTTCACCACGCTGCGCGCCGCGCTCGGCCTGACCGCGCAGACCGGCCAGGACGACACCGTCCAGGTGGCGCTGCCGCTCGGGGAGACCGAGGCGGTCGTGGACTACCTCCACCCGAACTTCGTCGGCCTGCGCACCGGCAGCGCGATGTACCGCTTCTTCGGCCGCAACGCGTTCGGCGCGCCGGTGGGGGTGGCGGTGCACCACTTCGCCGCGGACGCCGACGCCGCCGCCGAGCAGAAGGCCCTGGAGGAGTGGCTCGCGGGCGTGTACGCCTGA
- a CDS encoding acyl carrier protein, with protein MSAEVRQFVIDAIAAMNYPIDDVDADTPLGSAGVDLESLAVAELAVRVEDAYGVTFTDEESEQMAAMTVGEFAEAVAQRAELASA; from the coding sequence ATGAGTGCCGAGGTGCGCCAGTTCGTGATCGACGCGATCGCGGCGATGAACTACCCGATCGACGACGTCGACGCCGACACCCCGCTCGGCTCCGCCGGGGTGGACCTGGAGTCGCTGGCCGTCGCCGAGCTCGCGGTGCGGGTCGAGGACGCCTACGGCGTGACCTTCACCGACGAGGAGTCCGAGCAGATGGCGGCGATGACCGTCGGCGAGTTCGCCGAGGCCGTCGCGCAGCGCGCCGAGCTGGCGAGCGCCTAG
- a CDS encoding beta-ketoacyl synthase chain length factor, with the protein MSSQTISPTHGVPGLVELARASWPESPADTEPPQLAGFVLSSFSPLVAEVARRCLTAAYGQPPADPARGARTAVIISSCSGDATTAAAVARAVAAGQRLGPLLFFQAVPNAVAGYVAARWELGGPVVSLSPDGGADPVPESLAEGLAAASLLIRDGDADEALVIVAEQATDDGGRDRALAVLVRSSDITE; encoded by the coding sequence ATGAGCAGCCAGACCATCTCCCCCACCCACGGGGTGCCCGGCCTCGTCGAGCTCGCCCGCGCGAGCTGGCCGGAGTCCCCCGCCGACACCGAGCCGCCGCAGCTGGCCGGCTTCGTGCTGTCCTCGTTCAGCCCGCTCGTCGCCGAGGTCGCCCGCCGCTGCCTGACCGCCGCGTACGGGCAGCCGCCCGCCGACCCGGCCCGCGGCGCGCGTACCGCGGTGATCATCTCGTCCTGCTCCGGCGACGCGACGACCGCCGCGGCGGTGGCCCGCGCGGTCGCCGCCGGGCAGCGGCTCGGCCCGCTGCTGTTCTTCCAGGCCGTGCCCAACGCGGTGGCCGGCTATGTGGCGGCGCGGTGGGAGCTGGGCGGGCCGGTGGTCTCGCTGAGCCCGGACGGCGGGGCCGATCCCGTGCCGGAGTCCCTGGCCGAGGGGCTGGCGGCGGCGTCGCTGCTGATCCGCGACGGCGACGCCGACGAGGCCCTGGTCATCGTGGCCGAGCAGGCCACCGACGACGGCGGGCGCGACCGCGCGCTGGCCGTGCTCGTACGAAGCAGCGACATAACCGAGTAG
- a CDS encoding class I adenylate-forming enzyme family protein, with translation MSNTGWATGAPLAATSDWVDEHLLRGDDREVCLHFGSPVTRAALRAAVAERETALRGLGLARGGSVALRLPPSPAYAANLLAAWRIGAQVALLDHRLTAYETDRALERLQPQVLVGFTGALPGGLRAFYDVTDVPEARDGRPAETGHAVVQLSSGSTGPSKVIARTAEQLVAEVDRYTRIDGVPLPGERVVLLASVVHVLGLVGGLLYCLHAGTELVLPERLTVDAILRAVEAGDAPTTLLGVPFHTELLASNPNPPKLAQLKRMTTGGELVRAEVAQRFTDRYGITLGNMYGMTEVGVIATDLFGEHRPSLMPAPGITVREQDGELLVATPASPYIGLSDPTRWVDGWLHTKDAGRVDPATGLMTVLGRLDSQVSVGGLKVDLTEVEHTLAALPGVEGAVVVYDGGIEAFAVVPDPGAAAALEGELAVRLAPYKRPRVLHIVEQLPRTATGKLVRDHAVLRTAEPKPAP, from the coding sequence ATGAGCAACACAGGTTGGGCAACCGGCGCGCCCCTGGCAGCCACCTCCGACTGGGTCGACGAGCACCTGCTGCGCGGCGACGACCGCGAGGTGTGCCTCCACTTCGGATCCCCCGTGACCCGGGCCGCGCTGCGCGCCGCCGTCGCCGAGCGCGAGACCGCCCTGCGCGGGCTGGGCCTGGCCCGGGGCGGCTCGGTCGCGCTGCGGCTGCCGCCCTCGCCGGCGTACGCGGCCAACCTGCTCGCCGCGTGGCGGATCGGCGCGCAGGTCGCGCTGCTGGACCACCGGCTCACCGCGTACGAGACCGACCGTGCCCTGGAGCGGCTCCAGCCGCAGGTGCTGGTGGGCTTCACGGGTGCCCTGCCCGGCGGGCTGCGCGCGTTCTACGACGTCACCGACGTGCCCGAGGCCCGGGACGGCCGTCCCGCCGAGACCGGGCACGCCGTGGTGCAGCTCAGTTCCGGCTCCACCGGCCCGTCCAAGGTCATCGCGCGGACCGCCGAGCAGCTCGTCGCCGAGGTCGACCGGTACACCCGGATCGACGGCGTGCCACTGCCCGGCGAGCGGGTGGTGCTGCTGGCCTCGGTCGTGCACGTGCTCGGCCTGGTCGGCGGCCTGCTCTACTGCCTGCACGCGGGCACCGAGCTGGTGCTGCCGGAGCGGCTCACCGTGGACGCGATCCTGCGCGCGGTCGAGGCGGGCGACGCGCCGACCACGCTGCTCGGCGTGCCGTTCCACACCGAGCTGCTCGCGTCCAACCCGAACCCGCCGAAGCTGGCCCAGCTCAAGCGGATGACCACCGGCGGCGAGCTGGTGCGGGCCGAGGTGGCGCAGCGCTTCACCGACCGCTACGGCATCACGCTGGGCAACATGTACGGCATGACCGAGGTCGGGGTCATCGCCACCGACCTGTTCGGCGAGCACCGTCCCTCGCTCATGCCCGCCCCGGGCATCACCGTGCGGGAGCAGGACGGCGAGCTGCTCGTGGCGACGCCCGCGAGCCCGTACATCGGGCTGTCCGACCCGACCCGCTGGGTCGACGGCTGGCTGCACACCAAGGATGCGGGCCGGGTGGACCCGGCGACCGGGCTGATGACCGTGCTCGGCCGGCTCGACTCGCAGGTGTCGGTGGGCGGCCTCAAGGTCGACCTGACCGAGGTGGAGCACACCCTGGCCGCGCTGCCGGGCGTGGAGGGGGCGGTGGTCGTCTACGACGGCGGCATCGAAGCCTTCGCGGTGGTGCCCGACCCCGGCGCGGCGGCGGCGCTGGAGGGTGAGCTGGCCGTGCGGCTGGCCCCGTACAAGCGGCCGCGCGTGCTGCACATCGTCGAGCAGCTGCCCCGCACCGCGACCGGCAAGCTGGTCCGCGACCACGCGGTGCTCCGCACGGCGGAGCCGAAGCCGGCCCCATGA
- a CDS encoding MFS transporter, protein MSVATPKSPWRRRAAIPGLVAAEAISVIGGRMSFLAIPWLVLVTTGSPVKVGVVAGAETLVYVLSGVLAAPLQDRIGSRTTSILSDGASAVVMGAIALTGQLGFGVLIVLSTLAGVLRAQADRSKNNLLKPLMDAAKTDFGRVSAAREGVLRTSGLIGASVGGVAIAAFGAVGAIWFDALTFLIAAVLVVFFIPDPASRREGAAGAAPPHEPYLTALRGGFTYFRNEPLLRAVTGMLFFTNLFNQASAVVFVPMWVLTVLHSPVALGSVAAAYAIGMIVGSVVFATLAPYLPRYSALVFGYFVGGAPRFLIFAISDDLTVIVIVTFLSGMVMCSVNPTIGAVIYQRVPGAMLARAGGIITAVAMAGIPLGGVLAGLVVERLGLVNGVLLASLLYFAVTLTPVIRHRVWRELNDAGARAPAADRTAPLPKGYGLGAAALGPRVTLRYADGGWTVHARQGLRTLARRRPVAPKAALHALTRIEVPAVHTAVSELVSRDRDNTRLETVRKRTELARMEYVMSDINAGLRAPHLP, encoded by the coding sequence TTGTCCGTCGCGACGCCGAAGTCGCCCTGGCGCCGCCGGGCCGCCATCCCGGGTCTGGTCGCCGCGGAGGCGATCTCCGTCATCGGCGGCCGGATGTCGTTCCTGGCCATCCCCTGGCTGGTGCTGGTCACCACGGGCAGCCCGGTCAAGGTCGGCGTGGTCGCCGGGGCGGAGACGCTGGTCTACGTGCTGAGCGGGGTGCTCGCCGCGCCGCTGCAGGACCGGATCGGCTCGCGTACCACGTCGATCCTGTCCGACGGGGCGAGCGCGGTGGTGATGGGCGCGATCGCGCTGACCGGCCAGCTCGGCTTCGGCGTGCTGATCGTGCTGTCCACGCTGGCCGGGGTGCTGCGGGCGCAGGCGGACCGGTCGAAGAACAACCTGCTCAAGCCGCTGATGGACGCGGCGAAGACGGACTTCGGCCGGGTGTCGGCCGCCCGCGAGGGCGTGCTGCGCACGTCCGGCCTGATCGGCGCGTCGGTGGGCGGGGTCGCCATCGCGGCGTTCGGCGCGGTCGGCGCGATCTGGTTCGACGCGCTCACCTTCCTGATCGCCGCGGTGCTGGTGGTGTTCTTCATCCCGGACCCGGCGTCGCGCAGGGAGGGCGCGGCCGGGGCGGCCCCGCCGCACGAGCCGTACCTGACCGCGCTGCGGGGCGGGTTCACCTACTTCCGGAACGAGCCGCTGCTGCGGGCGGTGACCGGGATGCTGTTCTTCACCAACCTGTTCAACCAGGCCAGCGCCGTGGTGTTCGTGCCGATGTGGGTGCTCACCGTGCTGCACTCGCCGGTGGCGCTGGGGTCGGTGGCGGCGGCGTACGCCATCGGCATGATCGTGGGCAGTGTCGTGTTCGCGACGCTCGCGCCGTACCTGCCGCGCTACAGCGCGCTGGTCTTCGGCTACTTCGTGGGCGGCGCGCCCCGCTTCCTCATCTTCGCGATCAGCGACGACCTCACCGTGATCGTGATCGTGACGTTCCTGAGCGGCATGGTGATGTGCTCGGTCAACCCGACCATCGGCGCGGTCATCTACCAGCGGGTGCCCGGGGCGATGCTGGCTCGCGCGGGCGGCATCATCACGGCCGTCGCGATGGCCGGCATCCCGCTCGGCGGCGTGCTGGCGGGTCTGGTCGTGGAGCGGCTGGGCCTGGTCAACGGGGTGCTGCTGGCCTCGCTGCTGTACTTCGCGGTCACCCTGACCCCGGTGATCCGGCACCGCGTGTGGCGCGAGCTGAACGACGCCGGGGCCCGCGCGCCCGCGGCCGATCGGACGGCCCCGCTGCCCAAGGGGTACGGGCTGGGCGCGGCGGCGCTCGGCCCGCGGGTGACGCTGCGCTACGCCGACGGCGGCTGGACCGTGCACGCCCGGCAGGGGCTGCGCACGCTGGCCCGGCGGCGGCCGGTGGCGCCGAAGGCGGCGCTGCACGCGCTGACCCGGATCGAGGTGCCCGCGGTGCACACGGCGGTGTCCGAACTGGTCAGTCGGGACCGCGACAACACACGGCTGGAGACCGTCCGGAAACGCACCGAGCTGGCTCGGATGGAATACGTCATGAGCGACATAAATGCCGGATTGCGGGCCCCGCATCTGCCATGA
- a CDS encoding beta-ketoacyl synthase: MLTGLSAVSAYGRGNQALLDGVLAGRPAFAPVTRFDVAARRVRVGALLPGDPSLLDELLSVVDEACTQAGLSTADRAATRLLLAVHGDPDGSRPRAAGAATPDGRGSTGAAAMPGNPGATGAAVSVPLSDRGATGSAATPDGAASLRVPAMRRAPDDAVWQTAPGAGAFAAMVAAKAGLAGRPRTYTSACVAASTAVADAAAMITAGDAERLVVAAGYLVDPDQFALFDAGRALAADGAVRPFSAGRKGLLLGDGVAAVVLESDRAARARKAQVLAAVHGWGRAGDGYHVVQPRPDGAGLARAIGAALDRAGFAPAEIGYVNAHGSGSAQSDAGEAAALHRALGGHAARVPISSTKSLHGQALEASPLLELVTTVLAMRAGLLPVNAGFLEPDPGCELRLITGEPLEARPAYALSLNAAFGGANTALVIGV; this comes from the coding sequence GTGCTCACCGGGCTGTCGGCGGTCAGCGCGTACGGCCGGGGAAACCAGGCCCTGCTCGACGGCGTCCTGGCGGGGCGGCCGGCGTTCGCGCCGGTCACCCGCTTCGACGTCGCGGCCCGCCGGGTCCGGGTCGGCGCGCTGCTGCCCGGCGACCCCTCGCTGCTCGACGAGCTGCTGTCGGTGGTGGACGAGGCCTGCACACAGGCCGGGCTGTCCACCGCCGACCGCGCCGCGACCCGCCTGCTGCTGGCCGTGCACGGCGACCCCGACGGCTCCCGGCCCCGCGCGGCGGGTGCCGCGACGCCGGACGGGCGCGGTTCCACCGGCGCGGCGGCCATGCCGGGCAATCCTGGCGCCACGGGTGCGGCGGTGTCCGTCCCGCTGAGCGACCGCGGTGCCACGGGCTCGGCGGCCACGCCGGATGGGGCGGCATCGCTGCGCGTGCCCGCGATGCGACGCGCTCCGGACGACGCCGTGTGGCAGACGGCGCCCGGAGCGGGTGCGTTCGCCGCGATGGTCGCAGCGAAGGCCGGTTTGGCAGGGCGGCCGCGCACATACACGAGCGCCTGCGTCGCGGCGAGCACCGCGGTCGCCGACGCGGCCGCGATGATCACCGCTGGTGACGCGGAGCGGCTGGTCGTGGCCGCCGGTTACCTGGTCGATCCGGATCAGTTCGCGCTGTTCGACGCGGGCCGGGCGCTGGCCGCCGACGGTGCGGTTCGGCCGTTCAGCGCCGGGCGCAAGGGGCTGCTGCTCGGTGACGGCGTCGCCGCGGTGGTGCTGGAATCCGACCGCGCCGCGCGGGCGCGCAAGGCGCAGGTGCTGGCCGCGGTGCACGGCTGGGGCCGAGCGGGCGACGGCTACCACGTGGTGCAGCCGCGGCCGGACGGCGCCGGGCTGGCCCGCGCCATCGGCGCCGCGCTGGACCGGGCCGGGTTCGCCCCGGCCGAGATCGGCTACGTGAACGCGCACGGCTCCGGCTCGGCGCAGAGCGACGCCGGTGAGGCCGCCGCGCTGCACCGGGCCCTGGGCGGGCACGCCGCGCGGGTGCCGATCAGCTCCACCAAGTCGCTGCACGGGCAGGCGCTGGAGGCGTCGCCGCTGCTGGAGCTGGTGACCACGGTGCTGGCCATGCGCGCCGGGCTGCTCCCGGTGAACGCGGGCTTCCTCGAACCCGACCCCGGCTGCGAGCTGCGGCTGATCACGGGCGAGCCGCTGGAGGCGCGCCCGGCGTACGCGCTGAGCCTCAACGCCGCCTTCGGCGGCGCCAACACCGCCCTGGTGATCGGCGTATGA
- a CDS encoding acetyl-CoA carboxylase biotin carboxylase subunit family protein, whose amino-acid sequence MRLLMVGADLPALAAAASDVEVTVLLGATTRDGGLPLPDGVRTVFVDDHKSIDAAVNGLLRAGFGPGSFDAVYAYDDPALMTAAMLAGLLGARGPAPQTVARFRDKFLQKQAVREAGLPVTACTLIDDIRELPDGFRLPYARAVVKPVAGMATQSTHVVTGDAELARISAQCRAAGTTARNFVVEEFVTGEEWFADGYLSEGQLCFLSLGRYAQPCLSAVLDKAPVQTYLLDPVADKDAYELASPLVSAALAALGLTDGVFHMELFQRPDGSLVFSECAARRAGGPIRDQILWKFGVDLAADGVRALLEPVGPARTQIRDGVVAATFLPLRPGVVLGFPSAAEVLAQPDVVHARLFVPKGMRIQGNAANTFARMGEIVVHTADLDTARRRLTELADWFTAHIEVLPLAPTLRELYTDPRNADFVHAATAAG is encoded by the coding sequence ATGCGGTTGCTCATGGTGGGTGCGGACCTGCCCGCTTTGGCCGCCGCAGCCTCCGATGTGGAGGTGACGGTGCTGCTGGGCGCGACCACCCGCGACGGCGGCCTGCCGCTGCCGGACGGGGTGCGCACCGTCTTCGTCGACGACCACAAGAGCATCGACGCCGCCGTGAACGGCCTGCTGCGGGCCGGCTTCGGCCCCGGCTCCTTCGACGCGGTGTACGCCTACGACGACCCTGCGCTGATGACCGCCGCGATGCTGGCCGGGCTGCTCGGCGCGCGCGGCCCGGCACCGCAGACGGTCGCCCGGTTCCGGGACAAGTTCCTGCAGAAGCAGGCGGTGCGCGAGGCGGGGCTGCCGGTCACCGCCTGCACGCTGATCGACGACATCCGCGAGCTGCCGGACGGCTTCCGGCTGCCCTACGCGCGAGCGGTGGTCAAGCCGGTGGCGGGCATGGCCACCCAGTCGACCCATGTGGTGACCGGCGACGCGGAGCTGGCCCGGATCAGCGCGCAGTGCCGCGCGGCGGGCACCACCGCGCGCAACTTCGTGGTCGAGGAGTTCGTGACCGGCGAGGAGTGGTTCGCCGACGGCTACCTGTCCGAGGGGCAGCTGTGCTTCCTCAGCCTCGGCCGGTATGCCCAGCCCTGCCTGAGCGCCGTGCTGGACAAGGCGCCGGTGCAGACGTACCTGCTCGACCCGGTCGCCGACAAGGACGCCTACGAGCTGGCGTCGCCGCTGGTGAGCGCGGCGCTGGCGGCGCTGGGCCTGACCGACGGCGTGTTCCACATGGAGCTGTTCCAGCGGCCCGACGGCAGCCTGGTGTTCAGCGAGTGTGCCGCCCGGCGCGCGGGCGGCCCGATCCGCGACCAGATCCTGTGGAAGTTCGGCGTGGACCTGGCCGCCGACGGGGTACGCGCGCTGCTGGAGCCGGTCGGCCCGGCCCGCACGCAGATCCGCGACGGCGTCGTCGCCGCCACCTTCCTGCCGCTGCGGCCCGGGGTCGTGCTCGGCTTTCCAAGCGCCGCCGAGGTGCTCGCCCAGCCCGACGTGGTGCACGCCCGGCTCTTCGTGCCGAAGGGCATGCGCATCCAGGGCAACGCGGCCAACACGTTCGCCCGGATGGGCGAGATCGTGGTGCACACGGCCGACCTGGACACCGCCCGGCGGCGGCTCACCGAGCTGGCCGACTGGTTCACGGCGCACATCGAGGTGCTGCCGCTCGCGCCGACGCTGCGGGAGCTCTACACCGACCCCCGCAACGCGGACTTCGTACACGCCGCCACCGCGGCCGGCTGA